Part of the Ignavibacterium album JCM 16511 genome, ATTCTTCGGTATAAAGCAGTTCCCACGGTTTATATCTTTTTGAATAAACTGATAACAAACCATTATTATGCTCTAACATCCTTCTTTCAATGTTTTCTGTTTGACCTATATAAATTTTATCGTAGATTAAAGAGTATAGAACATATACTACGTACATAAATGAAAAAACCTCAGATATTACTGAGGTTATATTTGTTGGCTCCGCGAGCAGTCCGTTAGCTAACGGATCGAACCTGCAACCAGGTAATTTATTGTTGATATTTCTGTCTAATTAGATTCCAAATGAATTCTCGTCCCTTTTGCGATTTTAACTGTTTCTCCCGCTTCATTGCTTCTGCTCTTGTCGGATATTCCTCTGTATAAACCAGTTCCCACGGTCTATATCTTTTTGAATAAACTGATAACAAACCATTATTGTGCTCAATCATTCTGCGCTCAATGTTTTCAGTTTGACCTATATAAATCTTGTTGAATTTCTCTGAATAGATTGTATATACTGTGTACATAACTAAAAAACCCCAGAGAATTTTTGAGGTTTTGTTTTTGTTGGCTCCGCGAGCAGTCCGTTAGCTAACGGATCGAACCTGCAACCATAAAAACTTATTTACCAAAATTCTCTTTAATTAACTTCCAAATAAATTCCCGTCCCTTTTGCGATTTTAATTGCTTTTCCCGTTTCATAGCTTCTGCTCTTGTTGGATATTCCTCAGTATAAACAAGTTCCCACGGTCTATATCTTTTTGAATAAACTGATAACAAACCATTATTATGCTCTAACATCCTTCTTTCAATGTTTTCTGTTTGACCTATATAAATCTTGTTGAATTTCTCTGAATAGATTGTATATACTGTGTACATAACTAAAAAACCCCAGAGAATTTCTGAGGTTTTGTTTTTGTTGGCTCCGCGAGCAGGACTCGAACCTGCAACCCTCCGGTTAACAGCCGGATGCTCCACCATTGAGCTATCGCGGAATTTCATTAAAAATTGCGTTCAAAAATAATGTTGCACCCCTTCTTTGTCAAGCTGATTTTCAGATTATTATCATGTTTATTTTTTCTCTGAGGCAAGTTTTATTATCAGATCAGTTATTTCATCAATTTCATTTGCTTTATCAAAAAAATAATTGGCTCCTGCACGCAATATCATTTTTTTCATTTGTTCATCAGCAAAGTTAGAAATTACAATATTAATAACATCTTTGCTTTTATGACCCAAATATTTTATTAAATCCACAGCAGTACCATCTGGTAAATTATAATCGAATAGGCAAACATCCGGATCATTTTCTGAAAGAAATTTTAGTGCCGATTTAACATTTGCGCCTTCTTCGATTACTTCAACATTTTCAATTTCACTAAACACACGCACCAGGCTTTTTCTTACATAAGGTGAATCATCTACAATATATAGTTTTAATTTTTCCATAAAGTCCGATTTACTGAACCGTATTTAAGGAATTTTATAAAAGAATTCCTCTGGACAAAGTCTGATTTGTTTGTAGTATTTTTACGACAAGATATTTCAGATGAGATTATTTTGAATTGCGTATCGGATTATTTCAGCATTCGATTTCAGGTTAAGCTTTTCAAGTATGCGTGAACGATAGGTATTAACAGTACTTGAACTTAAGGCAAGTTCATTTGAAATTTCAACCTGAGTTTTACCCTTAGCTAATAAAATCATAATCTGAAACTCACGGTCAGAAAGTATCTCGTGTGGCTTTTTATCTGGAATATTTTTCTTTCGGAACAATAATTTCTCTGCAAATGCCGCACTCACATAATTTCCACCTTTAGCAATTTTATGAAGTGCATTCAGTAATTCTTCTGAAGCAGATTCTTTTGTAATATATCCGGAAGCACCGGCTTTGATTGTTCTTTCTCCAAACTGATCTTCTGAATACATACTTAATATCAGAACTTTTGTTTCGGGTCTGATGTTTTTTACATGTTTAAGAATATCCAAACCGCTTCTGCCCGGCATATTCAAATCAAGTATTAAGATATCAACTTCATTTTGGTTTATGAAATCAAGAACTTCATCAGGGTCACCGGATTCACCTACTACAGAAAATTGTTTTTCTGATGCAAGAATTTTTTTTAGTCCTTCACGGATAAGAAGATGATCATCAGCCAAATAGACTTTTAATGGTTTCATGGTGGTTCCCGAACTTAGTTATTTATTTTAGGAACACTTAACAATACCGTTGTACCAGCACCGGGAAGTGACTCAATTTTTAGATTTGCCCCGAATGTCAAAGCCCTTTCCTTCATTCCTGTAATTCCAATTGAATGAAGAGGTTCTAATTTATCCGGACTAAATCCTATTCCGTTATCTTTAATTTCAATATAAATATTATTGTCTGATTCAAATATATTCAAATTAATTTCATTTGCTTGAGAGTGTCGCATCACATTTGTTAATGATTCCTGAATTATGCGATATATATTTAACTGTTTGTCTTTTGACAAATCAATAGTCTTAATCTTTGGCGAATAATTGACTTTGATTCCTGAACGTGAAATAAACTGCTCGACCAACCATTCAACTGCGGGAATTAAACCAAGATTATCAAGAACTTCGGGTCTTAATTCCGAAATAAGCTTTTTCAATCTTCTTACTGAATGTTCAATCATTTCATTCATTGATTGAATTTCATTTTCGAAAATTGTTTTATCAAAAGATTCATCTTCCTGAATTACCTGTTTGGTCATCATCATTAAATTCATCTTAATTGAAGTTAGAATCTGTCCCAATTCATCATGAAGTTCTCTTGCTATCGCAGCCCTTTCCTCTTCCCTAA contains:
- a CDS encoding response regulator; the encoded protein is MKPLKVYLADDHLLIREGLKKILASEKQFSVVGESGDPDEVLDFINQNEVDILILDLNMPGRSGLDILKHVKNIRPETKVLILSMYSEDQFGERTIKAGASGYITKESASEELLNALHKIAKGGNYVSAAFAEKLLFRKKNIPDKKPHEILSDREFQIMILLAKGKTQVEISNELALSSSTVNTYRSRILEKLNLKSNAEIIRYAIQNNLI
- a CDS encoding response regulator → MEKLKLYIVDDSPYVRKSLVRVFSEIENVEVIEEGANVKSALKFLSENDPDVCLFDYNLPDGTAVDLIKYLGHKSKDVINIVISNFADEQMKKMILRAGANYFFDKANEIDEITDLIIKLASEKK
- a CDS encoding GIY-YIG nuclease family protein — translated: MYVVYVLYSLIYDKIYIGQTENIERRMLEHNNGLLSVYSKRYKPWELLYTEEYPTRAEAMKREKQLKSQKGREFIWKLIKEKYGK
- a CDS encoding GIY-YIG nuclease family protein, which translates into the protein MYTVYTIYSEKFNKIYIGQTENIERRMIEHNNGLLSVYSKRYRPWELVYTEEYPTRAEAMKREKQLKSQKGREFIWNLIRQKYQQ
- a CDS encoding GIY-YIG nuclease family protein, producing MYTVYTIYSEKFNKIYIGQTENIERRMLEHNNGLLSVYSKRYRPWELVYTEEYPTRAEAMKREKQLKSQKGREFIWKLIKENFGK